The following are from one region of the Gammaproteobacteria bacterium genome:
- a CDS encoding lipoprotein, whose translation MRSFLTMLLSICLLGACGLKGPLYLPKVDEASASSSQAQKK comes from the coding sequence ATGCGTTCATTTCTTACCATGCTGCTTTCCATTTGCCTACTCGGCGCCTGCGGCCTTAAAGGACCGCTTTACCTTCCCAAAGTCGATGAAGCCTCTGCGTCATCCAGTCAAGCGCAGAAAAAATGA
- the lysA gene encoding diaminopimelate decarboxylase, producing MSGFSEFDYRNNELFVESVPLQQIANEFGTPCYVYSRAALTQAYQAFDSAFADRDHLICYAVKANSNIAILNLFAQLGSGFDIVSGGELQRVIKAGGDPAKTVFSGVGKNAEEMRIALNAGILCFNVESEAELTVLDQIAKDMGKIAPVSLRVNPDVDAKTHPYISTGLKENKFGVPAKEAERIYQSAHLFPHIRFTGLDCHIGSQLTELEPFMQASSKMLTLLKALQSQGSQIEHLDLGGGLGIRYTNETPPSIKDYVSALCASTQHIKQRLLIEPGRSLVGNCGILLTRIEYLKHTPARNFAIVDAAMNDLMRPALYDAYHDILPVHNNDGETESYQVVGPVCETGDFLGHDRSLCLSTGDLLAVMSAGAYGMSMSSNYNTRPRAAEIMVDRDTVHVIRQRETIDELIATEQILPQ from the coding sequence ATGAGCGGTTTTTCTGAGTTTGATTACCGCAACAATGAGCTGTTCGTTGAATCGGTTCCGCTGCAACAGATCGCCAATGAATTCGGCACTCCCTGTTACGTCTATTCCCGCGCCGCTCTGACTCAGGCTTATCAGGCATTCGATTCGGCGTTTGCAGACCGGGATCACCTCATCTGTTATGCGGTAAAAGCCAACTCGAACATTGCCATACTCAACCTTTTCGCCCAACTAGGCAGCGGTTTCGATATCGTATCGGGCGGCGAGTTGCAACGCGTCATTAAGGCGGGCGGCGATCCGGCAAAAACTGTTTTTTCCGGTGTCGGTAAAAATGCTGAAGAAATGCGCATAGCACTAAACGCTGGAATTCTGTGTTTCAATGTCGAATCCGAGGCCGAGTTGACCGTGCTTGATCAAATCGCCAAAGACATGGGCAAAATTGCGCCTGTCAGTCTGCGCGTCAATCCGGATGTAGACGCCAAAACGCATCCTTATATATCAACCGGCCTTAAGGAAAATAAATTCGGCGTCCCGGCCAAAGAAGCCGAGCGGATTTACCAATCGGCGCATTTGTTCCCGCACATCCGCTTTACCGGACTGGATTGCCATATTGGCTCCCAATTGACCGAGCTTGAACCATTCATGCAGGCCAGCAGCAAAATGCTCACATTGCTCAAAGCCTTGCAATCACAAGGCTCGCAGATTGAACACCTGGATTTGGGCGGCGGTCTGGGCATCCGCTACACCAATGAGACACCGCCAAGCATCAAGGATTATGTTTCCGCGCTATGCGCCAGCACGCAACACATCAAGCAACGCCTATTAATCGAACCGGGGCGTTCGCTGGTGGGAAATTGCGGTATTCTGCTGACACGGATCGAATACCTTAAACATACGCCGGCGCGTAACTTTGCTATTGTCGACGCCGCCATGAACGATCTGATGCGCCCGGCATTGTACGATGCTTATCATGACATTCTTCCGGTGCATAACAATGACGGTGAAACCGAAAGCTATCAGGTTGTCGGACCTGTTTGCGAAACCGGTGATTTTCTCGGTCACGACCGTAGTCTCTGCCTTTCAACCGGAGATTTACTTGCCGTCATGTCGGCCGGTGCGTATGGCATGAGCATGAGCTCGAATTACAACACCCGCCCGCGTGCTGCTGAAATCATGGTTGACCGCGATACCGTTCACGTCATCCGGCAGCGTGAAACCATCGACGAGCTTATCGCAACCGAACAAATTCTGCCGCAATAA
- a CDS encoding phytoene/squalene synthase family protein produces MTNPSRIADEQYQDDILQGVSRTFALTIPQLPGALRRVIGNAYLLCRITDTIEDDSALTNEQTRELSDMFAEVVCGNASAEEFAQTLYPLLSNHTIPAEHDLIKNTPSVIRITHSFNPVQRHALERCVRIMAKGMADYQETESLEGLKDLSEMNQYCYYVAGVVGEMLTELFCDYSQDIDAHRPTLMKLSVSFGQGLQMTNILKDIWDDRKRGACWLPQDIFVKNGFNLRDLQPGTSDAKFQAGLAELLAVAKSHLHNALTYTSLIPPQEKGIRRFCLWAIGMAILTLNKINQHRDFSQGAQVKISRRSVKATIITTSLFASQDWILELLFKLTSRNLPDIDIHKVAFSEIK; encoded by the coding sequence ATGACAAACCCATCCCGTATCGCCGATGAACAGTATCAAGATGATATCTTGCAAGGCGTCTCGCGCACCTTTGCACTGACCATCCCGCAATTACCCGGGGCGCTGCGCCGTGTGATTGGCAATGCCTATCTGCTCTGCCGTATTACCGATACGATCGAAGACGATAGCGCATTGACCAATGAGCAGACCCGGGAGCTTTCGGATATGTTCGCCGAGGTTGTATGCGGCAACGCATCGGCGGAGGAATTCGCGCAAACACTCTACCCGCTGCTTTCCAACCACACCATCCCGGCCGAGCATGATCTAATCAAAAACACCCCATCCGTCATTCGCATCACGCATAGTTTCAACCCTGTGCAACGCCACGCGCTGGAACGTTGCGTGCGCATTATGGCGAAAGGCATGGCTGATTATCAGGAAACCGAATCCCTGGAAGGGCTGAAAGATTTATCCGAGATGAATCAGTATTGTTACTACGTCGCCGGTGTCGTTGGCGAAATGCTGACTGAACTGTTCTGCGATTACTCGCAAGATATCGATGCGCACAGACCCACGTTGATGAAACTGTCGGTTTCATTCGGTCAGGGATTGCAGATGACGAACATCCTCAAGGATATTTGGGACGATCGCAAGCGCGGTGCTTGTTGGTTGCCACAAGATATTTTTGTTAAAAACGGATTTAACCTGCGCGACTTGCAGCCCGGCACATCCGATGCGAAATTTCAGGCTGGATTGGCGGAGCTACTGGCTGTTGCCAAAAGCCATTTACACAATGCGCTGACCTACACCAGTTTGATTCCACCACAAGAAAAGGGAATTCGCCGGTTTTGTTTATGGGCGATCGGTATGGCGATTCTGACATTGAACAAAATCAATCAACACCGCGATTTCTCACAAGGCGCTCAAGTCAAAATCAGCCGCCGCAGCGTTAAAGCCACCATTATTACAACTAGTTTGTTTGCAAGCCAGGATTGGATATTGGAATTGCTGTTTAAGCTGACATCCAGAAATCTTCCTGACATCGATATACACAAAGTAGCATTCTCAGAAATCAAATAG
- a CDS encoding NAD-dependent epimerase/dehydratase family protein — MTKSLVTGATGFLGSAVMRCLLAAGHEVRVLVRPHSDRRNLENFSVEVFEGDLRSHQSLKNAVRGCDNLFHVAADYRLWVPDPTIMYEINVNGTRDLILAAHEGGIQRIVYTSSVATLGLNIDGSPADEETPSDFARILGHYKRSKYQAEQLVKQLTDDHRLPLVIVNPSTPIGPGDVRPTPTGRIVLDTLMGRMPAYVNTGLNIAHVDDIAQGHLLAFHHGKPGERYILGGDNMTLLQILQVIDEINGTRKNRISIPISIMLPLAWLMEKTATFTRTEPRATLDSIHMAKKLMFFSSAKAKRELGYQHRPAVEALEDAVKWFKENDYCN, encoded by the coding sequence ATGACAAAATCATTGGTCACAGGCGCAACAGGATTTCTGGGTTCCGCGGTTATGCGGTGCCTGCTTGCGGCCGGACATGAAGTTCGCGTTTTGGTCAGACCGCATAGCGACCGGCGCAACCTTGAAAATTTTTCTGTTGAAGTCTTCGAAGGTGATTTACGTAGTCATCAATCACTCAAGAATGCAGTTCGCGGTTGCGATAATCTATTTCATGTTGCCGCCGATTATCGGCTCTGGGTTCCGGATCCCACGATCATGTATGAAATCAACGTTAATGGCACGCGTGACCTGATCTTGGCCGCCCATGAAGGTGGTATTCAACGCATTGTATATACCAGCAGCGTAGCGACACTCGGATTGAATATCGACGGCTCACCTGCCGACGAGGAAACACCATCGGATTTTGCACGCATTTTGGGGCACTACAAGCGCTCCAAGTACCAAGCTGAGCAATTAGTCAAACAATTAACCGATGATCACCGTTTGCCATTGGTGATTGTCAATCCTTCCACCCCGATCGGTCCCGGCGACGTGCGCCCCACCCCGACCGGGCGCATCGTGCTGGATACCTTGATGGGCCGCATGCCGGCGTATGTCAATACCGGACTCAATATCGCGCATGTCGATGATATTGCGCAAGGCCACTTACTGGCTTTTCATCATGGAAAACCGGGAGAGCGTTACATCCTGGGCGGGGATAACATGACATTGCTGCAAATTCTACAAGTCATCGATGAAATCAATGGAACACGCAAAAACCGCATCAGCATACCGATCAGCATCATGCTTCCACTGGCGTGGCTCATGGAAAAAACTGCAACCTTCACGCGCACGGAACCACGTGCAACGCTTGACAGTATTCATATGGCCAAGAAACTGATGTTTTTCTCCAGCGCAAAAGCGAAGCGGGAATTGGGTTATCAGCACCGGCCTGCTGTTGAAGCTCTTGAAGATGCGGTTAAATGGTTCAAAGAAAACGATTATTGCAATTAG
- the cheY gene encoding chemotaxis protein CheY: protein MPDKNLKFLVVDDFSTMRRIVRNLLKELGFVNVDEAEDGAVALRKLQDGNFDFIVSDWNMPNMDGLTMLQNVRANDALKNIPVLMVTAEAKKENIVAAAQAGASGYIVKPFTAAVLEEKLNKIFQNMEAKIAVKA from the coding sequence ATGCCTGACAAAAATTTAAAATTCTTGGTAGTGGATGATTTTTCTACCATGCGTAGAATCGTTCGCAACCTTCTAAAAGAACTAGGATTTGTCAATGTCGATGAGGCTGAGGATGGTGCAGTAGCTTTGCGTAAACTGCAAGATGGCAATTTCGATTTTATCGTATCCGATTGGAATATGCCGAATATGGACGGATTAACCATGCTGCAGAATGTACGCGCCAACGATGCATTAAAAAATATTCCTGTACTCATGGTTACAGCCGAGGCCAAAAAAGAAAATATTGTCGCTGCAGCTCAAGCCGGAGCAAGCGGTTATATCGTCAAGCCGTTCACTGCTGCTGTCCTGGAAGAAAAACTAAATAAGATCTTCCAGAATATGGAAGCCAAAATAGCTGTGAAAGCATGA
- the cheZ gene encoding protein phosphatase CheZ: MSTKRLMKAKTEDASQETIGTKSKKSIKLADTPQIVETKNIEENELTATDKKVIDQIGQLTRNLHDSLRELGYDRRLEAIAAEVPEAQDKLSYVATKTEQAAERTLNATEIAMPIQDKLSADAIHLSEQWKQAFEIHQTNPDTEKFKTLLIDTLQYLDKVPEQTNATNAQLMEIMMAQDFQDLTGQVIKKITHMVQSLEKDLIDLLLANVPTKKIAAADEGLMNGPVTNPEKCNDVVCNQDQVDDLLASLGF, encoded by the coding sequence ATGAGTACAAAACGTCTTATGAAAGCAAAAACCGAGGATGCTTCTCAAGAAACAATCGGCACCAAATCCAAGAAATCTATTAAGTTGGCTGATACGCCGCAAATCGTAGAGACTAAAAATATTGAAGAAAATGAATTAACTGCAACCGATAAGAAAGTTATTGATCAGATTGGTCAATTAACCAGAAACTTGCACGACAGTTTACGTGAGCTCGGCTACGACAGACGCTTGGAAGCAATTGCAGCTGAAGTGCCCGAAGCCCAAGACAAATTATCTTACGTTGCAACCAAAACCGAGCAAGCGGCTGAACGCACGCTCAATGCAACTGAAATTGCCATGCCGATTCAAGATAAGCTCTCGGCCGATGCTATCCATTTGTCAGAACAGTGGAAACAAGCATTTGAAATCCATCAAACCAATCCGGACACAGAAAAATTTAAAACCTTATTGATCGACACACTGCAGTACCTGGATAAGGTTCCGGAGCAAACCAATGCAACCAACGCACAACTGATGGAAATTATGATGGCACAAGACTTCCAGGATCTCACCGGTCAAGTCATCAAGAAAATCACGCACATGGTGCAAAGTCTGGAAAAAGATCTAATTGATCTACTCCTCGCAAATGTCCCAACCAAGAAAATTGCCGCTGCAGATGAAGGACTCATGAATGGTCCTGTCACTAATCCTGAAAAATGTAATGACGTAGTATGTAACCAAGATCAAGTCGATGACTTACTCGCCAGTCTTGGGTTTTAG
- the dnaQ gene encoding DNA polymerase III subunit epsilon codes for MRQIVLDTETTGLEHKLGHRLVEIAAVELCNRQLTGNHVHYYLNPDRDSDEGALQVHGLTAEFLRDKPRFHEISKELLNFIHDAELIIHNAPFDVGFLNHELSLIKLKTLDSYCASITDTLKLAKEFHPGKRNNLDALCERYSIDNSKRTLHGALLDAELLAEVYLAMTRGQESLLIELEYAEPIQQVIANIDSRDLKVIAATDEEFAQHLAVLENIARESNNRCLWKKLEPNNDKITESSEPRN; via the coding sequence ATGCGTCAAATTGTGCTGGATACCGAAACGACCGGGCTGGAGCATAAGCTCGGCCATCGCCTTGTTGAAATAGCGGCGGTCGAGCTATGCAATCGGCAATTGACCGGTAATCACGTTCATTATTATCTCAATCCTGATCGTGATAGCGATGAGGGAGCTTTGCAAGTACACGGACTAACGGCGGAGTTTCTTCGGGATAAGCCGAGATTTCACGAGATTTCCAAGGAGCTCCTGAATTTTATTCATGATGCGGAACTGATTATCCATAACGCTCCATTCGACGTCGGCTTTCTCAATCATGAATTAAGTTTAATCAAACTCAAAACGCTGGATAGTTATTGCGCTTCGATAACGGATACTTTAAAGCTCGCGAAGGAATTTCATCCGGGTAAACGGAATAACCTCGATGCGTTATGCGAGCGTTACAGCATCGACAACTCTAAGCGCACACTGCATGGCGCGTTATTGGATGCCGAGCTATTAGCCGAAGTTTATCTTGCGATGACGCGCGGCCAGGAAAGCTTGCTTATCGAATTGGAATACGCTGAACCCATTCAGCAGGTGATAGCAAATATTGATAGCCGCGATTTAAAAGTCATCGCGGCAACCGATGAGGAATTCGCGCAGCATTTAGCGGTGCTGGAAAATATTGCACGTGAAAGTAACAATCGATGCTTGTGGAAAAAGCTTGAACCCAACAATGATAAAATCACAGAATCTTCGGAGCCGAGGAATTAA
- the rnhA gene encoding ribonuclease HI, with amino-acid sequence MSTEHRKIVEIYTDGACKGNPGIGGWGAVLKYAGHEREIFGGEKLTTNNRMELLAAIRALESLKRPCKVHLYTDSQYVQKGISEWLAAWKIRNWRTADKKPVKNEDLWRLLDQLTQHHEIEWCWVRGHAGHVDNERADQLANRGVVMMNSEELPQDPGA; translated from the coding sequence ATGAGTACAGAGCATCGCAAAATTGTTGAGATTTATACCGACGGCGCATGCAAAGGAAATCCCGGGATTGGCGGATGGGGTGCCGTACTGAAATATGCCGGTCATGAGCGTGAGATTTTCGGTGGGGAAAAACTGACGACCAACAACCGTATGGAGCTGCTTGCGGCGATACGCGCTTTGGAGTCTTTAAAACGGCCGTGCAAAGTGCATTTATACACTGATTCGCAATACGTTCAAAAAGGCATCAGCGAATGGCTTGCCGCATGGAAGATTCGCAATTGGCGTACTGCGGATAAAAAGCCGGTAAAAAATGAAGACTTATGGAGATTGCTCGATCAGTTAACGCAGCATCATGAAATAGAGTGGTGCTGGGTGCGCGGGCATGCCGGACATGTTGATAACGAGCGTGCCGATCAACTGGCCAATCGCGGTGTTGTCATGATGAATTCTGAAGAACTGCCGCAAGATCCGGGAGCCTGA
- a CDS encoding methyltransferase domain-containing protein translates to MTTVQNVQQWFESSLGQYLIEHEQRYFDHVVANIFGYNAVQIGWPQFNFLRLNRMPLHFSVGLEAQVSLRATASFLPIQSNSVDLVILPHTLEFNTNPHQILREVHRVLIAEGHIVISGFNPLSLWGACHYLKSTRREFPWNGHFMTLSRLKDWLKLLDFEMAGGRLCCYVPPFEQEKWRRRFSFMEAAGDRWWPISGGVYFLHAIKHMHGMRIIKPDWRNCPDTKKKMVPVAQRVNEASIEEPTTGQHQRKSDLNG, encoded by the coding sequence ATGACAACTGTGCAAAATGTTCAGCAATGGTTTGAATCTTCTCTTGGTCAATATCTGATTGAACATGAGCAGCGTTATTTTGATCACGTTGTGGCGAACATTTTTGGCTACAATGCGGTGCAAATCGGCTGGCCGCAATTTAATTTTCTGCGCTTGAACAGGATGCCGCTTCACTTTTCCGTGGGACTTGAAGCGCAAGTTTCGTTGCGTGCTACAGCCAGTTTTCTTCCGATTCAGAGCAATAGCGTCGATCTTGTAATCCTGCCGCATACTTTAGAGTTTAATACCAATCCGCATCAAATTTTGCGGGAAGTGCACCGGGTTTTGATTGCGGAAGGTCATATTGTGATATCCGGCTTTAATCCGCTCAGTTTGTGGGGAGCCTGCCATTATCTGAAATCAACACGACGGGAGTTTCCGTGGAATGGCCATTTTATGACGCTATCGCGACTTAAAGATTGGTTGAAGCTACTGGACTTTGAAATGGCTGGCGGCCGGCTATGCTGCTATGTGCCGCCATTTGAACAGGAAAAATGGCGCAGACGGTTCAGCTTTATGGAAGCAGCGGGGGATCGCTGGTGGCCGATTTCCGGAGGCGTGTATTTCTTGCACGCAATTAAACATATGCATGGCATGCGCATTATCAAACCGGATTGGAGAAATTGCCCGGATACCAAAAAGAAAATGGTACCTGTCGCGCAAAGAGTGAATGAAGCCTCAATTGAGGAGCCGACGACAGGGCAACATCAACGGAAAAGCGATTTGAACGGGTGA
- the gloB gene encoding hydroxyacylglutathione hydrolase gives MLNIYPLPAFRDNYIWVIHNRDYAAVIDPGTASPVIDYLQSEKLQLCAILITHHHSDHTGGITELTQLFNVPVYGPGNEPIKEVTHPQRENDQIKLAEIALTLSVLDIPGHTRGHIAYYGSKPFAMVFCGDTLFSCGCGRIFEGNAVQMYQSLQKLCQLPDDTRVYCTHEYTLSNIRFARKVDPENRELIELEITARQLRQQNLPTLPTTIHLEKAVNPFLRCDQQAVIDCARQRVAMALPDPVSVFSVLREWKNNV, from the coding sequence ATGCTGAACATATACCCCCTTCCCGCTTTCCGCGACAATTATATATGGGTAATTCACAACCGGGATTATGCCGCCGTAATCGACCCGGGTACAGCATCTCCGGTAATAGATTATCTGCAGTCGGAAAAATTGCAACTCTGTGCAATTCTTATCACCCATCACCATAGCGACCATACCGGTGGCATAACGGAATTAACGCAACTATTCAATGTTCCGGTGTACGGTCCCGGCAACGAACCGATCAAGGAAGTTACGCATCCGCAACGGGAAAATGATCAAATCAAATTGGCGGAAATCGCACTCACGCTTTCAGTACTGGATATTCCCGGGCATACCCGGGGACACATTGCTTATTATGGATCCAAACCGTTCGCGATGGTATTTTGCGGCGATACACTTTTTTCTTGCGGTTGCGGGCGAATTTTCGAAGGCAATGCGGTGCAAATGTATCAGTCTTTACAAAAGCTATGCCAATTACCGGACGATACGCGTGTGTACTGCACCCATGAATACACCCTCAGCAACATTCGGTTTGCCAGAAAAGTCGATCCGGAAAACCGGGAACTGATCGAACTGGAAATTACCGCACGGCAATTACGCCAGCAAAACCTACCGACGCTCCCGACGACAATACACCTCGAGAAAGCAGTGAATCCTTTTCTCCGCTGCGATCAACAAGCCGTTATCGATTGCGCGCGACAGCGTGTGGCAATGGCGCTTCCGGATCCAGTAAGTGTTTTTTCGGTACTGCGGGAATGGAAAAATAATGTTTGA
- a CDS encoding cytochrome P460 family protein — protein MLQIKKTLLGGIAPVLLSLVLASPVIASDGHHAHGKDHNFAAFNKDNILLTPRGYREWVFIGAPVTPNDMNDGKAVFPEFHNVYIDPTSWNHWKKTGEFRDGTIIVKELVSVGSKSAPSGNGYFAGEFNGIAAIVKDSKRFANRPGNWAFFGFASYEAKEGAIQADEACAACHKENAAQDMVFTQYYPVLRAAKPKK, from the coding sequence ATGTTACAGATTAAAAAGACGTTATTAGGTGGTATTGCACCGGTATTGTTATCGCTAGTACTGGCAAGCCCAGTAATTGCTTCCGATGGACATCATGCACACGGAAAAGATCATAATTTTGCCGCCTTTAACAAAGATAATATATTGCTGACGCCGAGAGGTTATCGCGAATGGGTTTTTATCGGCGCGCCTGTTACCCCTAACGATATGAATGACGGTAAAGCGGTATTCCCAGAATTTCACAATGTATATATCGATCCAACCAGTTGGAATCACTGGAAAAAAACCGGTGAATTCCGTGATGGAACGATTATTGTCAAAGAATTGGTCAGTGTAGGATCAAAATCGGCACCTAGCGGAAATGGCTATTTCGCCGGAGAGTTCAATGGAATCGCTGCGATAGTGAAAGATTCCAAGCGTTTTGCGAACAGACCGGGTAACTGGGCGTTCTTCGGTTTCGCATCATATGAAGCCAAAGAAGGTGCAATACAGGCTGACGAAGCTTGCGCAGCTTGCCATAAAGAAAATGCCGCGCAAGACATGGTGTTTACCCAGTACTATCCGGTATTACGTGCAGCTAAACCTAAGAAATAA
- a CDS encoding SDR family oxidoreductase — protein sequence MKTLLITGANRGIGLEFVRQYAADGWHVLACCRKPATADTLNRLTSQHPDQITVHALDVTDHQQIAQLANALSGQSIDLLINNAGVYPPARGDTFGRTDYAAWQHALEVNTMAPLKMSETFIKQIARSELKTIVTITSKMGSIADNRGGGSYIYRSSKAGVNIVIKSLSIDLSPQKIIAVVLHPGWVKTDMGGSGALITAEQSVTGMRRVINSLTLQDSGKFYAFDGQEVPW from the coding sequence ATGAAAACACTATTAATTACCGGCGCGAACCGCGGTATCGGGCTTGAGTTTGTGCGGCAATATGCCGCAGATGGCTGGCACGTTCTCGCCTGCTGCCGCAAACCGGCAACCGCCGATACACTTAACCGGCTAACCAGCCAGCATCCCGATCAGATCACCGTTCATGCGCTCGACGTAACCGACCACCAGCAGATCGCACAACTCGCCAACGCTTTATCCGGTCAGTCAATCGACTTGCTGATCAACAATGCCGGTGTCTATCCGCCGGCTCGCGGCGATACCTTCGGCAGAACGGATTATGCCGCCTGGCAGCATGCGTTAGAGGTCAACACCATGGCGCCGCTGAAAATGAGTGAAACCTTTATCAAGCAGATCGCTCGCAGCGAGCTCAAAACCATCGTCACCATCACCAGCAAAATGGGCAGCATCGCCGACAACCGCGGTGGCGGCAGCTATATCTACCGCTCCAGCAAAGCAGGTGTCAATATCGTAATAAAGAGCCTGTCGATCGATCTGAGTCCGCAAAAAATCATCGCCGTTGTGCTGCACCCCGGTTGGGTCAAAACCGACATGGGCGGCTCCGGTGCGTTGATCACCGCCGAACAAAGCGTCACCGGCATGCGCCGCGTGATTAACAGCCTCACACTGCAGGATTCCGGAAAATTTTATGCATTCGATGGACAGGAAGTGCCGTGGTGA
- a CDS encoding M10 family metallopeptidase C-terminal domain-containing protein, translated as MPSITDDYRIDAVLAGSDIRWDAGPGGTVALTYSFMSALPVYADPAQDGNGFSVMTNDQKTAVREILATLSSQFNITFREVGDSATSYGQLRFGNNAQAATSGYAYYPDKLAGDTAGDLYINNAAAVSQTTHVVSGTNAYSTLIHEIGHTLGLKHPGNYNAADPGSTNANDGPFLTGVEDSELFSIMSYTQQSQGLERINLAPYDYAALAYLYNAKPEHTGDDTYTLTSASGRSVQTIYDDGGSDTLDASALNTAVNLNLNPATPGTLSSVGLTPDNQAAIDNLSLGLTTVIENAIGGSGNDTLVGNSASNTLIGNDGNDTLIGQLGNDSMTGGAGSDIFGLSNVGFYTFQDFVPGVDKVAFDTRLGLTNFAELSPYITSIDTQGDDIVVHFVDNIASITFVGVLQQSAALSVSDVVFQAF; from the coding sequence ATGCCGAGTATCACGGACGACTATCGCATTGACGCTGTGCTCGCCGGCAGCGATATCCGCTGGGATGCGGGGCCGGGAGGAACTGTGGCATTGACATACAGTTTCATGTCGGCGTTGCCGGTTTATGCTGACCCGGCTCAGGATGGCAATGGCTTCAGCGTGATGACCAATGATCAAAAAACCGCCGTGCGGGAAATCCTGGCTACGCTGTCGTCGCAATTCAACATCACTTTCCGCGAAGTGGGCGACTCCGCTACATCGTACGGGCAGCTTCGCTTCGGCAATAATGCGCAAGCTGCGACATCCGGCTATGCCTATTATCCGGATAAACTGGCCGGCGACACCGCAGGGGATCTGTATATCAACAATGCAGCGGCGGTTTCGCAGACAACGCACGTGGTATCGGGTACCAATGCCTATTCGACATTGATCCATGAAATCGGGCATACGCTTGGGCTCAAGCATCCCGGTAATTACAATGCAGCGGATCCCGGATCCACCAATGCCAACGATGGACCTTTTTTAACCGGCGTAGAGGATTCCGAGTTATTCAGCATCATGTCGTATACCCAGCAGAGCCAGGGCCTCGAGCGGATCAATCTGGCGCCCTACGATTATGCGGCTTTGGCCTACCTCTATAATGCCAAACCCGAACACACCGGCGACGACACTTACACACTCACTTCCGCCAGCGGTCGTAGCGTGCAGACCATCTACGATGATGGTGGCAGCGATACGCTTGATGCCTCGGCGCTGAATACCGCTGTTAATCTCAATCTGAATCCCGCCACACCCGGCACGCTCAGTTCGGTTGGTCTTACGCCGGACAATCAGGCGGCGATCGATAATTTGTCATTGGGATTAACCACGGTGATCGAAAATGCCATCGGCGGTTCCGGCAACGATACACTGGTCGGTAACAGCGCCAGCAATACGCTGATCGGTAACGACGGCAACGACACGCTGATCGGACAATTGGGCAACGACAGCATGACCGGCGGCGCGGGCTCGGATATCTTCGGATTGTCCAATGTCGGTTTTTATACCTTTCAGGATTTCGTTCCGGGCGTGGACAAAGTGGCGTTCGATACGAGGCTGGGTCTTACAAACTTCGCCGAACTGTCTCCCTATATCACCAGCATTGATACGCAAGGGGATGATATCGTCGTGCATTTTGTCGACAACATCGCCAGCATCACGTTTGTCGGCGTACTGCAACAATCGGCAGCGCTATCGGTCAGCGATGTGGTGTTCCAGGCTTTCTAA